The Rheinheimera mangrovi genome contains the following window.
ACCTGACACCGTTTTTGCTAGAAGTGGGCAACACAAACCGGTTTTATTGAGCATATCAACCGGTGTCAACACCTGTAGGCGCTGGCCAACATTGCCCGCCGTTCCGGTTTGCTCTGACCGGTTCTACCGGTTTGGTCTGCTCACCTTGCTGGTGATTTTGCTCACTTTGAATAAAAAAGGACACCGGGTTATGGGTGTCCTTGTATTCAACATACAGCGGCAAGAGCTCTATACCTGACGCCAAAATTCGACGTTATGTATCTAAAGCAATTTGATCCCAATTATTTTCTTTTGCAATCAACCACTCCATGGCCCGCCGCCTTTCCTCTACCGCAGCAAACTTTATATTTTTCAGTTTGCTCTCATCATCCCATATTTCAGGGTGCCTGATGGCTGCATTTAGACAATAATAAAAGTCCAACGCCAAGAGTAACTCATCGTTTTCTCGGTATGAAAATGATTCAATCAACTCATCAAATGATATTTCAGGTGGAAGCTTTGAAAACATTTCATCGAGTTCAGATTCAACATCCAGATGTGGTAGATCCTCCGCAAGACCAACAAACCAGCATAAAACATAAATAGATTCTTGTTTCCAAGAACAGACATTTATATCTTCCTGAGATAATTGCTCTTTCTGTAAAATATTCATTTCATCTTTACTAAGAAAGCTAAGAAATTCATTTTCCTCAAGCCAATTCCATAACAAATCTGGATCGGCATCCCGAGCCAATCCTAACATCACATATAGACCTACAATCCTTCTTGCTATGTCTTCTGAGTTTTTCTCTAGACAGCCACTAATTAATGGAAGATGTGGGTGTAATGGTATTCCATGTTTAATAAGTTTTTCTTTGGTCTTTAATCGAATTAAATTTGAATTTTTCATTTAATATTCTTCAATTATTATTTTTCATCTAATTTCTTCAATCGATTACTTTCTATCTTGCTAGAAACCCTTACAGTTCCCGTGACTTTTTGCTTATGAAACTTGGCATAGCCACCTTTACTTTCTGTTCTGGTCTTCGCAGCATGATTTTCTTTAGTTCTCAAGTCCAATTTTTTGGGGTCTTTGCTATTATGATCCCATTCAGTATTTCGAGGGTTTCTTCGCCCTCCACCTGAGGTACTGGTTCGTTCGTAGACATCATCACCGTGCTTAGCTTCTTGCTCTTTTCTGAACTCAGGATCATTTTTCATCTTTTCATGATACTGCTTATTCCCAGCATATGAGTGACCAGACCTGCTTTTAGCCTTAGTCTCACTCAAATCTGCGGTAAATCCACCATCCGGCTCTGGATGTTTTTTAGAAACTACATTTTGCGATCCTATGTCAGGTCCTTCACCTTTCATCGCTTTGGATGCGCCATTATTTTTGACTGCATCAATTCCATCATCTAAAGCTCTAGCAACTTTCGATGAACCAGCTGGCACAAAGGGCGTTACCGCAGCAATAGAATCAGCAGCTAAATCGGTTAACCCTTCGGACACAATCACAGGATTGTTTGTAGCATATCCATAAGTCACCTTACCTACATCATAGATAATGCTAACAACATCCCAAGCTGTTTCCCACACATAACCCGTTGGATCTGTCCCAGACAATGGATTGTTCATTCCATAGCTGTACGGGTTCAGACTCTGTGAGTTACCAGGACTCTGAATCACAGGATCAACACTCAAGAACCGCCCCAAATTGTAATCATACCCCCGTCCGTTCATATGAATTAATCGGATGGCATTTTTAGGCTAACTTATTAAAGAGCAAAGAAAAATTCCCGAACGGGACTTTTACAGTATCATTTCAAATTGACGTAGTTTGGATACCAGTGTTGGCAGCTTCTGGCGTTGCAACGAGTCCAGGTATTCTTCTGCTGTCATGGGTGGGTTCTTCAGCGAGTTTCTTTGGCGTTGTGCAGCCAAAATTGCTCTGCTCGGGTCGAGTTCAAACATATCAGCCAGAAATACATCCGGGTGAATGGCCGTCAGACCAAGAGGAGCAAGGCTCTGTTGCGGAAAATCTTTAAGATTAAAGGTAATAATGCCCTCAGCCTGTCCCTTGATTGCCGCTGCAACCACATGCCGGTCGTCATCGTCAGGTAACTCAATACCGTTTACAAACTGCTGGTAACCTTCAACAACACAATCCGGCGCATGCCTGTTCATCAGCTCGCGGGTTTTCTGTAATTTTTCAGCCGGCAGACCCGGTTGCTTCTTTAATAAGTTTCGTATCTATTCATCGTGGATTTGCTCTGTCCATCTGGCCCGGTAAAGCCCAGTTTGCGCAAGATACAATAAGTAACTGCGCAACGGCGCTGGATACATCACACATGCATCCAGGATCACTGTATAGGTTGCCATTTAATATCCCAAATTCAGCTCCTGATCGAGTGCGGACAGTTCATCCAGAGTCGCCAGGCGTTTTGCATCAATTTCCTGCTTGAATTTCATGACATCGACAAACGCAACCTTACGACGATTGCCTGTTCTGGTATGAGCAAGCTCTCCGGAATCCAGCAATTTAATAAAGGTGGGACGAGACATATTGAGCATGTCTGCAGCCTCTTGCGTGGTCAATTCAGCATGAATGGGAGTGATGCTTACACTGTTACCCTGACCGAGCTGAGTCAGCACCTCGATCATTAATTTAACTGCACTGGCAGGAAGTTTTACTGAATGATTTTCACCATCCTTTCCTACCACATTAAAATTTTGTACATCCCCATTCGCTTCAAGTACAGCGGAAAGCTCTTGGCTGCTTAACTTTGCCAGTGCGATTTCTTCAGCACTTGGCAATGATTGTACACTTAGCATTTTAGTCATCTCTGTTTGTTTGTTTTTAAAGTGTTTGATTGCTCTGTTCGTTTGTAAAGTGGCTATAAAGCCTAAAAGGATTATCCGCAATATTCGAAACAACATCAAGCTTTTCGCAATATTCGAAAGAAGAGGATCCCTGAACCTGTTTTGTTATCGATGAGCGGCCGCGTGAGTCCTGTTATACACTTCACGCAGTTTTACCATGCTGACATGCACATAAATTTGCGTAGTGGATAGATCCGCATGCTACGCATTTACTGGAAGCAGGTATTGATATCAGAACGGTACAAGAGCAACTAGGCCATAGCGATGTGAAAACCACACAAATTTATACCCATGTCTTAAACAGGGGTGGCAATGCAGTGAAAAGTCCATTGTCTTTGTAGTTGTATGGAGGGAGGCCTGTAGGGGTCGTGGCTTGTCCCGACCCGTCAATGGGCTCCGCGGTTTCGTGTAGACGGGCGGGTGTAGGGGTCGTGGCTTGTCCCGACCCGTCAATTGGCTCCGCGGTTTCGTGTAGACGGGCGGGTGTAGGGGTCGTGGCTTGTCCCGACCCGTCAATGGGCTCCGCGGTTTCGTGTAGACGGGCGGGTGTAGGGGTCGTGGCTTGTCCCGACCCGTCAATGGGCTCCGCGGTTTCGTGTAGACGGGCGGGTGCAAGACCCGCCCCTACCTATTACCTTACTATTTCCATTTCCGCCAACAAATTATCAGCGTTATCAACGTAGTGCATCATCCACAACACATAGCGGATATCGACGTGAATGGCTCGGGTAATTTCCGGGTTGAAGTACCAGTCTTTGGTGATCGATTCATAAGTCGAGTCGAAGTTTAAGCCGACTAATTCGCCTTTGCCGTTCATTACGGCTGAGCCTGAGTTACCACCTGTAGTATCGGCGCTGGATAAGAAGTTGACCGGCACTGAGTTAAAGGCTTTTACTTCAGGTTTTGGGCAACTGAAAATGCCACAGAACCATGGCTCTTTGCTTTGGGCTGCCAGGTCGGCGTAAAAGTAGCCAGCAGTTTTACCTGCCTGATAGGCATCCACCAGCTTTTGTGGTGCGTTAAAAGGGTAATCAGCCTGGCGTTTGGCGATTAAGCCCTTCACTGAAGTAAATGGTGTTTTATACACACCGTCTTTGGCCGGATAACCATCGACAGAGCCATAAGTGATACGCAGCGTGCTGTTCGCATCAGGGTAGACTGGTTTTCCCTGAGCTTTGTTGTAGGCAATAATGGCCTGCATATAAGCTGGGCGCACTTGCGACAACTGGCCTTTTAACTCTTTATCCTGAGCTTCTAAAGCCAGGTTTTTGTCAGAAATAGCCACGGCTATACGAATAAATGGATCTGAGCTTTGCGCAAAATCGGCAGGTGTTTTGCCCAGCCAGGCTTTACGGCCATCAGTACTGGTTAAGCTACTTTGTGGGTAAAACGCTGTCAGTTTTTCTGCTACCTGTGCTTGTGTCATACCAGCCGTTAAACCTAAAGCGGCATCTAATTCGGCTACACGCACTGCATCAGGCTGAGCTAAATACTCTGCTAACTGTTCTGACCAAATGGCGATATCCATAGTTGGGTGGAAGCTTTTTTCCATCCGGGCTAAACGGCCTTCGATCATTTTTAAGTCACGTTGCTGAAAGCCCATTTCCCGCTCTGCATCCGGCTTTTGGTTTTCCTGCGCTAAGCGGTACAGCAACATAGCAGCTTGTAATAAATCGCTGCGTTTGGCGGCTTCAAAGTAATAGGTTTGCTGGGTAAAAGCCTGTTCGGCGTCTATTACCTGCTTTAATGCATCAATGCTTTGTTGGTACGGAGCGCGAGCTGCATCGGCTTTGATCCAGTCCAGCAAGGCTTTTTCCTGAGTCTCTTTAATGGCCTGTATATCTGTTACTTTAAAACCGTCCAATAAGCCCTGCAGTTTTTTCATGCGGTTATTGTGGCCTTTGACGGTAGAGGCGTATTTCACTTTTAGATCGCCGTCAGCCGCACCTAAGCTGTCTATGGTGTTGATCATTTGCTGATAGGTTTTAACCATAGCTGGATATTGCCAGTCGGCAGCAAAAGAGATTTCATCAGCTAAACGGTAGCGGCTGGTTTGGCCAGGGTAACCTGCCAATAAAATACCATCGCCCTGACGTACACCACTGGCATTTACTTTTAAGAAGTTTTTGCTGCTGTAAGGCACGTTATCCACTGAATAAGGCGCTGGTTTGCCGTCTTTGCCAACATAACCGCGGATAAAGGTGTAATCGCCTGTATGGCGTGGGTATTCGAAGTTGTCGATATCACCACCGTAGTTGCCGACCGATTCTGACGGTGCATACACCAATCGCACATCCTGCAGCATCAGCTGTTTAATCTGGAAATACTCCATACCATGGTGAAAACTCACCACAGAGCAGCGGTAGTTTGCATCGCTTTCGCAGTCTTTAATCAGCGCTTTGCGGTTGGCTTCTATCGCTTCATAACGTGCCTTACCCGATAAATCTGCAGCCAGAGATCCAGTAATTTGTGCAGTCACGTCCGTTACAGCTTCAGTGATATACAAACGTTCCTGTGGCCCTGCCGGTAACTCTTCAGCCATAGTTTTGGCTAAAAAGCCTTTATCAATCAGGTTATTGTCTTTGGTCGAGTTATTCTGTATCGCGTTGTATGCACAGTGGTGGTTGGTCACTACCAGGCCTTTGGGCGACACAAAAGAGGCTGAGCAATAACCCAAGCTTACAATAGCGTTCATCGGGTACTGGCTTAAATCGGCCAGCTGTTTACCTGGTATTTCAATGCCTTTGGCTGTTAATTCATTTTGTAATTCAGCAAGTTGATGTGGCTGCCATTGGCCTTCGTCGGCTTGACTGGCAAAACTGGTGGCAAGCGCTAATGCGCTTAGCAGATAGACAGATTTCATAGGATCCCTTGGTTGTCGTTTTTATAATGCAAAAGTTCGTCGCAAATTATCCATGTTAAGCGCTCTGGTGCAACCCTGTTTAGTTCAGCGTGGGAAATTTAAGCCCAGTTGCAGACAAGATTCTTTTCTCTGACCAATTGAGCAAAAAGCGGCCTCATGCTAACAATAGCGACACAAAAACAACAAGATGGACAAAAACTTATGCAAGCATGGAATGAGCGTTTTCCCCGTTTAGCGCAGCTGCATTTTGCGCAGTGGTGTTATTTACTGGCTACTGTGTTTTTTCTGCTGTTTTTGCTACTGGGTGCAGACAACGAAGTTTTCGCACAAATTGCAGCTATTTTATTGCTGCTCGCCACAGCCAAAGAGATGTGGCAACGCTTTGCGATTTGGTGGCATAGCTTGTTGGGCAAAGCCTGTATTCTGACCTTTTATGCCATAGTGCTGAATTTCTCTTTTGCCTATGCCGAATCTATTGTCAACGGCGTGTTAGGCATAAGGCCCAATGTGGTGCCTTACAGTGTGAACTTAGCCGCGCTGTTACTGGCCCCTGCCTGGACCTTAATCGGCAGTATGCTGACTCTACAGTTTTACTCCATGCTGCATCTGTTTAAAGTCATGTTGCTGCTGATGCTAAGGCCTTTTGGTGTGTCATCTAAACACCTGCTGGATGACGAAGTATTTCCGGTCTGGACTTTAACAGCCCGTATTGTTTATCTGCCTGTAGTGACTGTAATTTTAGTCCTCATCTTATTTAGCTACTTCAGTGGTCATCCGGAGCAATTGTTGAATTGGAGTAACACCGGGCAACTACAACAACAGCAAAACAGCCCTGAAGCTGTGCAAAAACAAGTGACAGAAATAAAAAAACTGGAAGAAGAATTGAAGCGGCAGCAACCAAAAGGCCCTCACAGCAAAGTCCCAGAGTTTCAGGTATTTATCGATGATGGTTATCTAATGAGCAATAGTGGTTTTAAACTGCCCACTATGTTGTGGCTAAATAAACTGGTGGCATCCTTTAACTACCATATCGAAAGTATGGGTGCGTCCAGCTGTAAACTGACCCCACCTGAACATCTGGTGCATATTAACGACTACGAAGTACTGGTGATCACACCTGACGCTACCCAGCCTCTGGGTTATAGCTACAAAGTGCGGGTCTGTGACTCGCCGGCTTTCCCTGCAGGAGTGACAGGCCGGGCTTTACTTGCTCCTGCAGCACCTGAAACAGGAGCAGAGCAAAGATAAGCAGAAACACAAAGGCCGGATCTAAACCCGGCCTTTATTGTTCGTCAGCTTACAATCATCAATCGTTTTGCGCCTGACGGATTTGTTTATTCAGCAGTGGCGTTAAAGCAAACATAAAGATGGCGCAGCCCACACCTACCCAACCCAGGATAGAAAACACATCGGCATAAATAGCTAAAGCAGTGCCTGTGTCTGTACCTGCAGGCATCGAAGCTAAGGTACCAAAACGACCTGCTAGCATTTCACCAAAGGCAGAAGCTAAAAACCAGACGCCCATCATTAAGCTAACCACACGGCTGACCGACAAGGTGGTAACGGCTGATAAACCTATAGGGGATAACACCATCTCACCAATTTCCAGCACCAGATAAGCCAGAATAAACCACCAGAAACCCGCTAAACCATTGGCTTCTGGGTTTAGCGCCGCATATTGCAACACAAAGTGCGCCAGGCCTGCGAATAACAAACCAAAACCAAATTTAGCAGGGGCAGACGGGTTCCAGCCTTTTTTATCCAGCACAGGCCAAAGCCAGGCAAAAGGAATAGCTAAAGCAAAAATAAACAAAGCACCCACAGAAGTTAATTGTGAAGCGTTTGGCGTAAAGTCGCTGACCAGCAGGTTGAAGGTGTAGCTGTTCATGACGCGGTCGGAAAACGCCAGCCAGGTGCCGTAGGTTTGTTCGTACAAACCCCAGAACACAGCGGAGATACCAATCAGCACCATCAGCACTATCATATTGGCGCGTTCTACTTTGCTGCACTCAACAAAAATAAACTTAAACCACCAAATCAGCAGCGCTATGGTCATCAGAATAGCCACTACTTCTGTCGCGGTAATTTCAGTGCCTTCCGCCAGACCTAAAATGGCAGCCAAAGCGCCAAAGTCAAAACGGGTTTGCAGAATTTGCTGCACCACAACAACACCAAGCAAAGCACCGAGATAAATCAGTGTTTCGCGGCGAATGCCAAAACGTTTTTCTTCCAAAAGCTCCGGACGACCAGGTTCGGCCTGACCTTGTAAATGTTTGGTTTGAGTGACAAACACCAGCCAACCTAAAATCAGGCCTATACCGGCAGAACCAAAACCATATTCCCAGCCATATTCAATACCGACCCAGCCGACAAACAAGCTGGAAATAAAGGCGCCCATATTGATGCCCATATAAAACACGGTAAAAGCTGAGTCGCGGCGTGGGTCGTTATCTTCATATAAGCGCCCTACTATGGTAGAAATGTTTGGCTTTAAAAAACCTACGCCTACAGCCACCAATGCCAGCGACAAATACATA
Protein-coding sequences here:
- a CDS encoding S46 family peptidase, whose translation is MKSVYLLSALALATSFASQADEGQWQPHQLAELQNELTAKGIEIPGKQLADLSQYPMNAIVSLGYCSASFVSPKGLVVTNHHCAYNAIQNNSTKDNNLIDKGFLAKTMAEELPAGPQERLYITEAVTDVTAQITGSLAADLSGKARYEAIEANRKALIKDCESDANYRCSVVSFHHGMEYFQIKQLMLQDVRLVYAPSESVGNYGGDIDNFEYPRHTGDYTFIRGYVGKDGKPAPYSVDNVPYSSKNFLKVNASGVRQGDGILLAGYPGQTSRYRLADEISFAADWQYPAMVKTYQQMINTIDSLGAADGDLKVKYASTVKGHNNRMKKLQGLLDGFKVTDIQAIKETQEKALLDWIKADAARAPYQQSIDALKQVIDAEQAFTQQTYYFEAAKRSDLLQAAMLLYRLAQENQKPDAEREMGFQQRDLKMIEGRLARMEKSFHPTMDIAIWSEQLAEYLAQPDAVRVAELDAALGLTAGMTQAQVAEKLTAFYPQSSLTSTDGRKAWLGKTPADFAQSSDPFIRIAVAISDKNLALEAQDKELKGQLSQVRPAYMQAIIAYNKAQGKPVYPDANSTLRITYGSVDGYPAKDGVYKTPFTSVKGLIAKRQADYPFNAPQKLVDAYQAGKTAGYFYADLAAQSKEPWFCGIFSCPKPEVKAFNSVPVNFLSSADTTGGNSGSAVMNGKGELVGLNFDSTYESITKDWYFNPEITRAIHVDIRYVLWMMHYVDNADNLLAEMEIVR
- a CDS encoding helix-turn-helix domain-containing protein — translated: MLFRILRIILLGFIATLQTNRAIKHFKNKQTEMTKMLSVQSLPSAEEIALAKLSSQELSAVLEANGDVQNFNVVGKDGENHSVKLPASAVKLMIEVLTQLGQGNSVSITPIHAELTTQEAADMLNMSRPTFIKLLDSGELAHTRTGNRRKVAFVDVMKFKQEIDAKRLATLDELSALDQELNLGY
- a CDS encoding RHS repeat-associated core domain-containing protein, whose product is MNGRGYDYNLGRFLSVDPVIQSPGNSQSLNPYSYGMNNPLSGTDPTGYVWETAWDVVSIIYDVGKVTYGYATNNPVIVSEGLTDLAADSIAAVTPFVPAGSSKVARALDDGIDAVKNNGASKAMKGEGPDIGSQNVVSKKHPEPDGGFTADLSETKAKSRSGHSYAGNKQYHEKMKNDPEFRKEQEAKHGDDVYERTSTSGGGRRNPRNTEWDHNSKDPKKLDLRTKENHAAKTRTESKGGYAKFHKQKVTGTVRVSSKIESNRLKKLDEK
- a CDS encoding peptide MFS transporter, which encodes MTTTTLPVQRQLLGHPVGLYVCFFTEMWERFAFYGLKALLFLYLTKHHLFSDDDGYILLGTYAGLAYALPVVGGLLADKYLGMRKAVTFGGALMAVGMLGMAYRGHAATPEMGFDNVAVQIMYLSLALVAVGVGFLKPNISTIVGRLYEDNDPRRDSAFTVFYMGINMGAFISSLFVGWVGIEYGWEYGFGSAGIGLILGWLVFVTQTKHLQGQAEPGRPELLEEKRFGIRRETLIYLGALLGVVVVQQILQTRFDFGALAAILGLAEGTEITATEVVAILMTIALLIWWFKFIFVECSKVERANMIVLMVLIGISAVFWGLYEQTYGTWLAFSDRVMNSYTFNLLVSDFTPNASQLTSVGALFIFALAIPFAWLWPVLDKKGWNPSAPAKFGFGLLFAGLAHFVLQYAALNPEANGLAGFWWFILAYLVLEIGEMVLSPIGLSAVTTLSVSRVVSLMMGVWFLASAFGEMLAGRFGTLASMPAGTDTGTALAIYADVFSILGWVGVGCAIFMFALTPLLNKQIRQAQND
- a CDS encoding PIN domain-containing protein, translating into MNRHAPDCVVEGYQQFVNGIELPDDDDRHVVAAAIKGQAEGIITFNLKDFPQQSLAPLGLTAIHPDVFLADMFELDPSRAILAAQRQRNSLKNPPMTAEEYLDSLQRQKLPTLVSKLRQFEMIL
- a CDS encoding DUF4272 domain-containing protein; translation: MKNSNLIRLKTKEKLIKHGIPLHPHLPLISGCLEKNSEDIARRIVGLYVMLGLARDADPDLLWNWLEENEFLSFLSKDEMNILQKEQLSQEDINVCSWKQESIYVLCWFVGLAEDLPHLDVESELDEMFSKLPPEISFDELIESFSYRENDELLLALDFYYCLNAAIRHPEIWDDESKLKNIKFAAVEERRRAMEWLIAKENNWDQIALDT